The Methanocella arvoryzae MRE50 genome includes a region encoding these proteins:
- a CDS encoding DUF655 domain-containing protein — MTTTHAIDIKEQYAYVLDYMPTGHGDDTRPIHLREPLAQALGSEYFILLELVMKEGAKVEIGGRVFVGKGDRDVVKRVEKRLKYEELSNGAKLELPFMIEKIVKENEAKYVEFFNIAQPITTRLHMLELLPGIGKKMMWAVIDERKKGKFKSFKDIEERIKGLHHPDKLIARRIEEEIKDETIKYRMYAK; from the coding sequence ATGACCACGACCCACGCTATCGACATCAAAGAGCAATATGCTTACGTTCTGGATTATATGCCCACGGGCCATGGGGACGATACCAGGCCCATCCACCTGAGGGAGCCGCTGGCCCAGGCCCTCGGCTCGGAGTATTTCATCCTGCTTGAGCTGGTCATGAAAGAAGGTGCTAAGGTGGAGATCGGGGGCAGGGTCTTCGTCGGCAAGGGCGATCGAGACGTGGTTAAGCGGGTCGAGAAGCGGCTGAAGTACGAAGAGCTATCCAACGGTGCCAAGCTTGAGCTGCCTTTCATGATCGAGAAGATCGTGAAAGAGAACGAGGCCAAGTACGTGGAATTCTTCAACATCGCCCAGCCGATCACCACCCGGCTGCACATGCTGGAGCTTCTCCCGGGCATCGGGAAGAAGATGATGTGGGCAGTGATCGACGAGCGTAAGAAAGGGAAATTCAAGAGCTTCAAGGATATAGAAGAGAGGATCAAAGGCTTGCATCATCCTGACAAGCTCATCGCCCGCCGCATAGAGGAAGAGATCAAGGACGAGACCATAAAATACAGAATGTACGCTAAGTAA